One window from the genome of Brooklawnia cerclae encodes:
- the cobJ gene encoding precorrin-3B C(17)-methyltransferase yields MIRVHGYLGQVTERLHQDAASADLVVGGRRHLDALGVPEDRRVVLGPLSPAVEALRELPPGGRAVVVASGDPLLFGVVRSLRKAGLEVEVVPAISSFQAAFAAVGLPWDDAQLVSAHAGGIDAAVRVCRTHPKVGVLTSPRAGVRDLASALGGSGKHFVVAERLGEPGQRVRVLTADEVLALGEDDIAEPNVVLVLDHDPASPEAIGTTPQLQGDPNAGSATSATVDSAGTETAGDGGEPVIGQVYNSNRSRTRADEIESALGVTTRRYDMPASRGLVAAWQECDLIVSHLALGATTRLIAPLLADKHTDPGVVVVDEAGRFAIPLVGGHVGGANDLARRIGEGLGATAVVSTATDSLGIPALDQLGWGFEGDVAHVTGAIIDGRGVRLVKRHPWTLPPLPPNVSPDAATPVARIVVTDEATVGDDPVSGDLPTVVLHPRSLVVGMGCNKGTETDELQALLDETLAEAGLSPASLAAIVSVDLKASELGLVKLAHRLGVPFLTYPASELDAQPVPNPSEIVRAEVGTGSVSEASVLAHGAQLVVGKRKSPVATCAVGRIPARGRLHVVGLGPGARDLLTPRAARVVRNANHVVGYAPYVRQVRDLVSPYAEVLATKMGTEETRVAAAIESARSGNDVAFVCGGDPSIYAMASPTLEMGTDGIDVDIVPGVTAELAVSAILGAPLGHDHATISLSDLHTDWDVICERVRAAAQGDLVITLYNPRSRTRRHHLPDALAIIASHRGPGTPVAVVAQAERRQQAVHLSTLADFQPEWVDMNSLVVVGSSTTRFVTSGSGDLRMVTPRDYHWMAATQNPPEEQIPERTSRLDDHTARADEPSGAKE; encoded by the coding sequence GTGATCCGCGTCCACGGGTATCTCGGCCAGGTCACCGAGCGGCTCCACCAGGACGCCGCGTCCGCCGACCTGGTGGTCGGGGGGCGGCGCCATCTCGACGCACTGGGTGTGCCGGAGGACCGGCGCGTCGTCCTGGGACCGCTCTCGCCCGCGGTCGAAGCGCTTCGCGAGTTGCCGCCCGGCGGGCGCGCGGTGGTCGTCGCCAGCGGCGATCCTCTGCTGTTCGGCGTTGTCAGGAGCCTGCGCAAGGCGGGTCTGGAGGTCGAGGTCGTTCCGGCGATCAGCTCGTTCCAGGCGGCGTTCGCGGCTGTCGGGCTGCCCTGGGACGACGCACAGCTGGTCAGCGCCCACGCGGGCGGCATCGATGCGGCGGTGCGTGTGTGCCGTACGCACCCCAAGGTGGGCGTGCTGACCAGCCCGCGTGCCGGGGTGCGCGACCTCGCGTCCGCGTTGGGGGGTAGCGGCAAGCACTTCGTGGTGGCCGAGCGCCTGGGGGAGCCCGGGCAGCGGGTTCGCGTCCTGACCGCCGACGAGGTGCTCGCACTGGGCGAGGACGACATCGCCGAGCCGAACGTCGTGCTGGTGCTCGACCACGATCCGGCGAGCCCCGAGGCGATCGGGACGACCCCGCAGCTGCAGGGGGACCCGAACGCGGGCTCCGCCACCTCCGCCACGGTCGATTCGGCGGGGACGGAAACGGCCGGGGACGGCGGCGAGCCGGTCATTGGGCAGGTCTACAACTCCAACCGGTCGCGGACCAGGGCCGACGAGATCGAGTCCGCTCTGGGCGTCACGACCCGGCGCTACGACATGCCCGCGTCCCGGGGGCTCGTGGCCGCCTGGCAGGAGTGCGATCTCATCGTCTCGCACCTGGCACTGGGGGCGACGACCCGGCTGATCGCACCACTGCTCGCCGACAAGCACACTGATCCCGGGGTGGTGGTGGTCGACGAGGCCGGCCGGTTCGCGATCCCCCTGGTCGGGGGGCATGTCGGCGGCGCGAACGATCTTGCCCGGCGCATCGGCGAGGGGCTCGGGGCCACGGCGGTGGTGTCGACAGCCACTGACTCGCTGGGCATTCCCGCCCTCGACCAGCTCGGATGGGGCTTCGAAGGCGATGTCGCGCACGTGACCGGTGCGATCATCGACGGCCGTGGGGTGCGGCTGGTCAAGCGGCACCCGTGGACGCTGCCACCGCTGCCGCCGAACGTCTCGCCCGACGCGGCCACACCGGTGGCACGCATCGTCGTGACCGACGAGGCGACGGTGGGGGACGACCCGGTGTCCGGCGACCTTCCCACCGTCGTGCTGCACCCGCGCAGCCTGGTGGTGGGCATGGGCTGCAACAAGGGAACGGAGACCGACGAGCTCCAGGCGCTCCTCGACGAGACGCTGGCGGAGGCCGGCCTGTCGCCGGCAAGCCTGGCGGCGATCGTGAGCGTCGACCTCAAGGCGAGTGAGCTGGGTCTGGTCAAGCTCGCCCACCGGCTGGGCGTGCCCTTCCTCACCTACCCGGCCTCGGAACTGGACGCTCAGCCCGTGCCCAATCCGTCCGAGATCGTCCGTGCGGAGGTCGGCACCGGCTCGGTCAGCGAGGCGTCCGTGCTGGCGCACGGGGCCCAGCTCGTCGTCGGCAAGCGCAAGAGCCCGGTGGCCACATGCGCGGTGGGACGCATCCCCGCGCGTGGGCGGCTGCACGTCGTCGGGCTGGGGCCCGGGGCACGCGATCTGCTGACCCCACGCGCCGCTCGTGTCGTCCGCAACGCGAACCACGTGGTCGGCTACGCCCCGTACGTGCGTCAGGTGCGCGACCTCGTCAGCCCGTACGCCGAGGTACTGGCCACGAAGATGGGTACCGAGGAGACCCGGGTGGCTGCCGCCATCGAGTCCGCACGGTCGGGCAACGACGTGGCCTTCGTGTGCGGTGGCGACCCCTCCATCTACGCCATGGCCAGCCCGACGCTCGAGATGGGCACCGACGGCATCGACGTCGACATCGTTCCCGGGGTGACCGCCGAGCTCGCGGTCTCGGCGATCCTGGGCGCACCGCTCGGCCACGACCACGCCACCATCAGCCTGTCCGACCTGCACACCGACTGGGACGTGATCTGCGAGCGCGTCCGGGCGGCGGCCCAGGGCGACCTCGTGATCACGCTCTACAACCCGCGCTCGCGCACCCGCCGCCACCACCTGCCGGACGCGCTGGCGATCATCGCATCCCATCGCGGGCCGGGCACCCCCGTCGCCGTCGTGGCGCAGGCCGAACGGCGGCAACAGGCCGTGCACCTGTCGACCCTCGCCGACTTCCAGCCGGAGTGGGTCGACATGAACTCGCTGGTGGTCGTGGGCTCGAGCACCACCCGCTTCGTGACCAGCGGCAGCGGTGATCTCCGCATGGTCACCCCCCGCGACTATCACTGGATGGCCGCCACGCAGAACCCTCCTGAAGAACAGATCCCCGAGCGGACGAGCCGCCTCGACGACCACACTGCCCGGGCGGACGAGCCGTCCGGAGCGAAGGAGTGA
- a CDS encoding FHA domain-containing protein encodes MRTPFGAWRATYTPGRWVALSGPTSMVVLQPAPPAASGLFANLWDQLLTSASITQVSATLASFGLDSMPDLAVFFWDDEQVHCLLRGAIQVLDADSGEPLAGGGGAHTWYEASLTTRRIYVPLDEVDAGDLLQLPLVVGGAEVSAVFLDASTTDESAPAVSAEDSALSPGIPAPVTIGEETPDDAGRHFAGAFETPGAFEVVDEDEEAPAGIAGITGPPVAFGPPPVESFLAGSAAFQSAPPEPAPLDSTRPDLMQPDAVQAFPASGEPFADSVPVLPEEWGGAGLEPDVAVEPEPSPVDEPDVPWQPEQAPFGAESFGAASFEPEQAPSESVPFGAESFGSVPFAPQPRLEQPPAPRPEAPRGPRAPVEPTQVLGERPPWAPGQDPADQDPAEFGHAFSAYRGRPNTTGPWGAGGFAAPVAAGMPVAEASVPIASQVPPPVPVPRPLGRNVDAGEDHDGETVFTTGIAATHKPAGGRNSDNNLVLAALCPLGHPNAPGTLQCRICGGYVDSHNPQLVNTPLLAVLQTSTGDQVPLTGPVLIGRAPSNSGNDLDAELLRVPSPNHDISRTHVRVAPREWTVEVTDLYSTNGTTIVPPNGQPVKLESGQTVGLAVGGAIDLGDGQVIVLLPPV; translated from the coding sequence ATGAGAACCCCCTTCGGCGCATGGCGAGCGACCTACACTCCTGGACGCTGGGTCGCGCTGTCCGGGCCCACATCGATGGTCGTCCTCCAGCCCGCGCCACCGGCGGCGTCCGGGCTGTTCGCGAACCTGTGGGACCAATTGCTGACCAGTGCCTCGATCACACAGGTGAGTGCGACGCTCGCGTCCTTCGGGCTCGACTCGATGCCCGACCTGGCGGTCTTCTTCTGGGACGACGAGCAGGTGCACTGCCTGCTCCGCGGCGCGATCCAGGTTCTGGACGCCGACTCGGGCGAGCCGCTCGCGGGCGGTGGCGGGGCCCACACCTGGTACGAGGCGTCCCTGACGACACGCCGTATCTACGTGCCGCTGGACGAAGTGGACGCGGGCGATCTGCTGCAGTTGCCCCTGGTGGTCGGCGGGGCCGAGGTCTCGGCGGTGTTCCTGGACGCGAGCACCACCGATGAGTCCGCCCCCGCCGTGTCGGCGGAGGATTCCGCACTGTCGCCCGGGATCCCCGCGCCGGTCACGATCGGCGAGGAGACCCCCGATGATGCGGGCCGGCACTTCGCGGGCGCCTTCGAGACCCCTGGGGCGTTCGAGGTCGTGGACGAGGACGAGGAGGCCCCCGCGGGCATCGCGGGTATCACCGGGCCCCCGGTCGCCTTCGGGCCGCCCCCGGTCGAGTCCTTCCTCGCCGGATCGGCCGCGTTCCAGTCCGCCCCACCCGAACCGGCTCCACTCGACTCCACCCGGCCCGACCTGATGCAGCCCGACGCGGTGCAGGCGTTCCCCGCGTCCGGCGAACCGTTCGCCGACTCCGTCCCCGTGCTGCCGGAGGAATGGGGCGGTGCCGGGCTCGAACCCGATGTGGCGGTCGAGCCGGAACCCTCGCCCGTGGACGAGCCGGACGTCCCCTGGCAGCCGGAGCAGGCCCCGTTCGGCGCGGAGTCGTTCGGCGCCGCGTCGTTCGAGCCGGAGCAGGCACCGTCCGAGTCGGTCCCGTTCGGCGCGGAGTCGTTCGGGTCGGTTCCGTTCGCACCGCAGCCCCGCCTCGAACAGCCGCCGGCGCCGCGTCCCGAGGCTCCGCGCGGCCCGCGGGCACCCGTGGAGCCCACGCAGGTGCTGGGGGAGCGTCCCCCGTGGGCCCCCGGGCAGGATCCCGCCGATCAGGATCCCGCGGAGTTCGGGCATGCGTTCAGCGCCTACCGCGGGCGGCCCAACACGACCGGCCCCTGGGGTGCGGGCGGGTTCGCCGCACCCGTGGCCGCCGGGATGCCGGTGGCGGAGGCGTCCGTGCCGATCGCGTCCCAGGTGCCCCCGCCGGTGCCGGTGCCCCGTCCCCTCGGTCGCAACGTGGACGCGGGCGAGGACCACGACGGAGAGACGGTGTTCACCACGGGCATCGCGGCCACCCACAAGCCCGCGGGGGGCCGGAACAGCGACAACAACCTCGTCCTGGCCGCGTTGTGCCCGCTCGGCCATCCGAACGCGCCCGGCACGCTGCAGTGCCGCATCTGCGGCGGCTACGTCGACTCGCACAACCCGCAACTGGTCAACACACCGCTGCTCGCCGTGCTGCAGACCTCGACCGGTGACCAGGTGCCGTTGACCGGCCCGGTGCTCATCGGCCGTGCGCCGTCCAACTCCGGCAACGACCTGGACGCCGAACTTCTGCGGGTGCCGAGCCCCAACCACGACATCAGCCGCACGCATGTGCGCGTCGCGCCACGTGAGTGGACCGTCGAGGTGACTGACCTCTACTCGACCAACGGGACGACGATCGTCCCCCCCAACGGGCAGCCGGTCAAACTGGAGTCCGGGCAGACGGTCGGGCTCGCCGTCGGCGGTGCGATCGATCTCGGGGACGGCCAGGTCATCGTCCTCCTGCCGCCCGTCTGA
- the cbiT gene encoding precorrin-6Y C5,15-methyltransferase (decarboxylating) subunit CbiT, with product MTAAPTFTDPEATGWGRVPGLPDDCFRHDGLITKHPFRAIALAGLRPRPGELLWDLGTGAGSIAVEWCRTDATCRAVGVERDADRLARARENASALTLPGQIEFAAGESAEIIASLPDPQAVFIGGGLTATLLAACAERLPSGGRLVCHGVTIEAETVLAEAHRERGGELMRVGVETADRIGRLRGWKPSRSVVAWTWSKP from the coding sequence ATGACCGCCGCACCCACGTTCACGGACCCTGAGGCCACAGGCTGGGGACGCGTCCCCGGGTTGCCGGACGACTGCTTCCGCCACGACGGGCTGATCACCAAACACCCCTTCCGGGCCATCGCGCTCGCCGGCCTGCGCCCGCGTCCCGGCGAACTGCTGTGGGATCTCGGCACCGGAGCCGGGTCCATCGCCGTCGAATGGTGCCGCACGGACGCCACCTGCCGCGCCGTCGGCGTCGAACGCGACGCGGACCGCCTGGCCCGGGCGCGCGAGAACGCGTCCGCCCTGACCCTGCCCGGTCAGATCGAGTTCGCGGCGGGTGAGAGCGCCGAGATCATCGCGTCGCTGCCCGATCCCCAGGCCGTCTTCATCGGCGGGGGCCTGACCGCGACCCTGCTCGCGGCCTGTGCGGAGCGGCTGCCCAGCGGGGGACGCCTCGTCTGCCACGGGGTGACGATCGAGGCCGAGACCGTGCTCGCCGAGGCACACCGCGAACGGGGCGGTGAACTCATGCGCGTCGGGGTCGAGACCGCCGACCGGATCGGGCGCCTGCGGGGCTGGAAACCCTCTCGCAGTGTCGTCGCGTGGACCTGGTCGAAGCCCTGA
- a CDS encoding DMT family transporter: MIAVLLGLTIGVGLPVQTSINTRLRRSVGSPFVASLVSFLVGTVFLIVVTLAGRHSVLFPASLLTEQPTWLWLGGLFGVVYLTGNILLMPRLGAVQTVVMPVFGQVLMSLLIDNFGWFAAATRPLAPLRAAGGLLVLLGVVGVVSPGGRTPARGGDPATTARAPGGDTPGLWLWRLLGVVAGMFSAAQTAVNGHLGAVVGSKLEAAFVSFLVGTLVLIVVVALSRTPLRLTRVADAPHPWWMWLGGIIGAVFVLSNVYLVAEVGTGLAVIIVLIGLMVGSLLIDQFGWFGAKRSPITPIQAVSLLVMIAGAALIRLF, translated from the coding sequence GTGATCGCCGTCCTCCTCGGGCTGACCATCGGCGTCGGCTTGCCCGTCCAGACGAGCATCAACACGCGTCTGCGACGTTCGGTGGGGTCGCCCTTCGTCGCCTCGCTGGTGTCGTTCCTCGTGGGCACCGTGTTCCTCATCGTCGTCACGCTGGCGGGCCGGCACAGTGTGCTGTTCCCCGCGTCCCTCCTCACCGAGCAACCCACCTGGCTGTGGCTGGGCGGGCTGTTCGGCGTGGTCTACCTCACCGGGAACATCCTGCTGATGCCCCGGCTCGGCGCGGTGCAGACCGTCGTCATGCCGGTGTTCGGGCAGGTGCTCATGAGCCTCCTGATCGACAACTTCGGCTGGTTCGCCGCGGCCACCAGGCCCCTGGCGCCCCTGCGTGCGGCGGGCGGACTGCTCGTCCTGCTCGGAGTCGTGGGTGTCGTGAGCCCGGGTGGCCGCACCCCGGCGCGCGGCGGCGATCCGGCCACCACGGCCCGGGCTCCGGGCGGCGACACTCCGGGCCTGTGGCTGTGGCGGCTCCTCGGGGTGGTCGCCGGCATGTTCAGCGCGGCGCAGACCGCGGTCAACGGGCACCTGGGCGCGGTGGTCGGGTCGAAACTCGAGGCCGCGTTCGTCTCGTTCCTCGTCGGCACGCTCGTGCTGATCGTCGTCGTCGCGCTCTCCCGCACACCGCTTCGCCTGACGCGGGTCGCCGACGCGCCACACCCGTGGTGGATGTGGCTGGGCGGCATCATCGGGGCGGTCTTCGTGCTGAGCAACGTCTACCTCGTCGCGGAGGTCGGCACCGGCCTGGCCGTGATCATCGTGCTCATCGGCCTGATGGTGGGCAGCCTGCTCATCGACCAGTTCGGGTGGTTCGGCGCCAAGCGCAGCCCGATCACCCCGATTCAGGCCGTCAGCCTGCTCGTCATGATCGCCGGCGCGGCGCTCATCCGCCTGTTCTGA
- a CDS encoding precorrin-8X methylmutase, which yields MVPATNDPEPGEPTTADTKTGSDIYRESFRIIRAEADLSRFPDDVERVAVRMIHAAGDPTIAPDIAFTPGIVGSCTAALRAGAPILCDSGMTATGIITSRLPARNPVWCHIKDPRVARLAAELGGTKASAEVDLWHREGRIAGAVVAIGNAPTALVRLLELLDDGIEPPAGIIGIPVGFVGAAESKQALVDSAHGVDYLTLLGRRGGSAVTVAAVNAIASTDELTNTNRLD from the coding sequence ATGGTTCCAGCGACGAACGACCCCGAACCGGGTGAGCCCACCACGGCCGACACGAAGACCGGCTCAGACATCTACCGTGAGTCGTTCCGCATCATCCGCGCAGAGGCCGACCTCTCGCGTTTCCCCGATGACGTCGAGCGAGTCGCGGTACGCATGATCCACGCTGCCGGTGACCCCACGATCGCCCCCGACATCGCCTTCACACCGGGCATCGTCGGCTCCTGCACCGCGGCGCTGAGGGCTGGCGCCCCGATCCTGTGCGACTCGGGCATGACAGCCACCGGCATCATCACCTCGCGACTGCCAGCCCGCAACCCCGTCTGGTGCCACATCAAGGACCCCCGCGTCGCCCGGCTGGCCGCAGAGCTGGGGGGCACCAAGGCCTCCGCCGAGGTCGACCTGTGGCACCGGGAGGGACGCATCGCCGGTGCCGTCGTCGCGATCGGCAACGCCCCCACCGCTCTCGTACGGCTGCTCGAACTGCTCGACGACGGCATCGAACCCCCCGCGGGGATCATCGGCATACCGGTCGGGTTCGTCGGCGCCGCGGAATCCAAACAGGCTCTCGTCGACTCGGCACACGGTGTCGACTACCTCACCCTGCTCGGCCGACGGGGCGGGTCGGCAGTCACCGTCGCCGCGGTCAACGCCATCGCCTCGACCGACGAGCTGACCAACACCAACCGGCTGGACTAA
- a CDS encoding cobalt-precorrin-6A reductase, whose product MDVLILGGTGRARELASTLVSRGLDVTSSLAGRTRDQPVVAGDVRVGGFGGTDGLAGWLAANRPGCVVNAAHSFAGTMTRHAAEACLATGVPLARFEPPSWQARPESSGWTWVGDHDQAAAAVARLPGPVLLTVGRQPLGHYLGLASRAVTARAVDAPDIDLPPAWELVLARGPFRLDDELRLLREHEVSVLVAKDSGGDELDARLRAAGSLGVRVVMVRRPDSPHGVPLFGDLRSVVNWVGTHPSSLETTA is encoded by the coding sequence ATGGACGTGCTGATCCTCGGCGGCACAGGCCGCGCCCGCGAGTTGGCCTCGACGCTGGTCTCCCGAGGGCTCGACGTCACCTCGTCGCTGGCCGGTCGCACGCGCGATCAGCCGGTCGTCGCGGGCGACGTGCGCGTCGGTGGCTTCGGAGGCACCGACGGACTCGCCGGGTGGCTGGCCGCCAACCGGCCCGGGTGCGTCGTCAACGCCGCCCACAGCTTCGCCGGCACCATGACCCGGCACGCCGCGGAAGCATGCCTGGCCACCGGCGTCCCGCTGGCGCGGTTCGAACCGCCCAGCTGGCAGGCCCGCCCGGAGTCGTCCGGATGGACGTGGGTGGGCGACCACGACCAGGCGGCGGCAGCGGTCGCGCGACTCCCCGGGCCGGTCCTGCTGACGGTGGGACGCCAGCCGCTCGGTCACTACCTCGGTCTCGCGAGCCGCGCTGTGACGGCCAGGGCTGTGGACGCGCCCGACATCGATCTGCCCCCGGCCTGGGAACTCGTCCTGGCACGCGGGCCGTTCCGGCTCGACGACGAGCTGCGGCTCCTCCGGGAGCACGAGGTGAGCGTGCTGGTGGCGAAGGACTCCGGCGGCGACGAGTTGGACGCGCGCCTACGGGCCGCCGGGAGCCTGGGCGTCCGGGTCGTCATGGTGCGGCGCCCGGACTCGCCGCACGGTGTCCCGCTCTTCGGCGACCTGAGATCGGTGGTGAACTGGGTCGGCACGCACCCGAGCAGTCTGGAGACCACCGCATGA
- a CDS encoding MetQ/NlpA family ABC transporter substrate-binding protein yields MRIRRFLTAVVVTVLVGAFAACSGSSNSDDDATQASSEPLTVIAAAKPHAELIREAQNLGLLDGIDVQISELQEGTEFGPDADPDQIDPDQAVDDGDADANFFQDASFLDDWNEDHTGADLVVVASVHMEPLGLYSKKVNSLAEVPQDAVIAIPADGADQGRALFLLQDTGLVKLDVARTDPDLDYSRITGADVTDNPKNISFVTVDRPQLAATLDDPAVTLSVVNGNYALEAGIVPANSALALEDTEDNPYANVLVTRKTLRDDPRVQELAEALESPELAKYILDTYQGSVLPVNA; encoded by the coding sequence ATGCGAATCCGCCGATTCCTCACGGCAGTCGTCGTCACTGTGCTCGTGGGCGCGTTCGCGGCTTGTAGCGGATCGTCGAACAGCGATGACGACGCCACGCAGGCCTCGTCCGAGCCCCTCACCGTGATCGCCGCGGCCAAGCCCCACGCGGAACTGATCCGTGAGGCGCAGAACCTGGGTCTGCTCGACGGCATCGACGTCCAGATCAGCGAACTTCAGGAAGGCACCGAGTTCGGCCCAGATGCCGACCCCGATCAGATCGACCCCGATCAGGCGGTCGACGACGGCGATGCCGATGCGAACTTCTTCCAGGACGCGTCCTTCCTCGACGACTGGAACGAGGATCACACGGGAGCGGACCTCGTCGTGGTGGCCAGCGTCCACATGGAGCCGTTGGGGCTGTACTCCAAGAAGGTGAACTCGCTCGCCGAGGTGCCGCAGGACGCGGTCATCGCGATTCCCGCCGACGGTGCCGACCAGGGGCGGGCGCTGTTCCTGCTCCAGGACACCGGCCTGGTCAAGCTCGACGTCGCCAGGACCGATCCCGACCTCGACTACTCGCGGATCACCGGGGCCGACGTCACGGACAACCCGAAGAACATCTCCTTCGTCACGGTCGACCGGCCCCAGTTGGCCGCGACGCTCGACGATCCGGCGGTGACCCTGTCGGTCGTCAACGGCAACTATGCACTCGAGGCAGGGATCGTTCCGGCCAACTCCGCGCTCGCCCTCGAGGACACGGAGGACAACCCGTACGCGAACGTGCTGGTCACCAGGAAGACGCTGAGGGACGATCCGCGCGTCCAGGAACTCGCCGAGGCGCTGGAGTCGCCCGAACTGGCCAAGTACATCCTCGATACCTACCAGGGCTCCGTCCTGCCGGTGAACGCCTGA
- a CDS encoding CbiX/SirB N-terminal domain-containing protein: MISDESTPGPGPSPETGEVPLVLAAHGTRAPEGQEHCNALARRVAALLPTTYVGMGFVELVDPGIDEAVATALRADGEARADGPRAVVVPLMMNTGGHVRVDIPEAVDKGREGQPIAYARPLAPDARLRALLRRRIVEAMGEWDAEGTSVVLVGRGAVVADANAEHYRLARLIWEEMGAEQVLPAFIQVNHPSVPEALSAAVAAGAARIVVAPNFLFPGRLQTWLGDQTEAWAQGHPGVDVRVAGVLGDSDELAAVVVDRYLEQLGVDGAGEGSGLYLAGLDLRGADVLVVGAGYFAENHIPALLEAGASVRVVAANAGNQVARWARTGRLKFTQRGFEDSDIGQVRLVAALTNDPEVNARVCSLARLRGIFCVRADRPGQGTAVVPQVEQAGGITVGVLGQGDPGRSARVRDELLRALQG; this comes from the coding sequence ATGATCAGTGACGAATCGACTCCCGGACCCGGCCCGTCCCCGGAAACAGGCGAGGTACCCCTGGTGCTGGCAGCGCACGGAACGCGGGCCCCCGAGGGACAGGAGCACTGCAACGCCCTGGCGCGTCGCGTCGCGGCTCTGTTGCCCACCACCTACGTCGGCATGGGCTTCGTCGAGTTGGTCGACCCCGGCATCGACGAGGCCGTGGCGACCGCTCTGCGGGCCGACGGGGAGGCGCGGGCCGACGGGCCGCGTGCCGTGGTCGTCCCGCTCATGATGAACACCGGCGGGCATGTGCGCGTCGACATCCCCGAGGCGGTGGACAAGGGGCGCGAGGGGCAGCCCATCGCCTACGCCCGCCCGTTGGCCCCTGACGCGAGGCTGCGTGCCCTGCTGCGCCGGCGCATCGTCGAGGCGATGGGCGAATGGGACGCGGAGGGCACATCGGTCGTCCTCGTGGGACGCGGTGCGGTCGTGGCGGACGCGAACGCCGAGCACTACCGGCTGGCGCGCCTGATCTGGGAGGAGATGGGGGCCGAGCAGGTGCTGCCCGCGTTCATCCAGGTCAACCATCCCAGCGTCCCGGAGGCGCTCTCCGCAGCGGTCGCGGCAGGGGCGGCACGCATCGTCGTGGCGCCGAACTTCCTGTTCCCGGGGCGTCTGCAGACCTGGCTGGGCGACCAGACAGAGGCTTGGGCGCAGGGTCATCCCGGCGTCGACGTCAGGGTCGCGGGTGTGCTCGGCGACAGCGACGAACTGGCGGCCGTGGTGGTCGACCGGTATCTGGAGCAACTCGGTGTCGACGGCGCGGGCGAGGGCTCGGGTCTTTACCTGGCAGGCCTCGACCTGCGCGGCGCGGACGTGCTGGTCGTGGGGGCGGGCTACTTCGCCGAGAACCACATCCCGGCGCTCCTGGAGGCGGGGGCGAGTGTGCGCGTGGTCGCGGCGAACGCCGGCAACCAGGTGGCGCGGTGGGCGAGGACGGGACGATTGAAGTTCACCCAGCGGGGCTTCGAGGATTCCGACATCGGTCAGGTGCGGTTGGTGGCGGCGCTGACCAACGACCCCGAGGTCAATGCTCGGGTGTGCTCGCTGGCCCGGTTGCGTGGCATCTTCTGTGTGCGGGCCGACAGGCCCGGGCAGGGAACGGCCGTCGTCCCGCAGGTCGAACAGGCCGGCGGCATCACGGTGGGCGTGCTGGGGCAGGGCGACCCGGGGCGCAGCGCGAGAGTGCGCGACGAACTCCTGCGGGCTCTCCAGGGCTGA